Within Streptomyces roseirectus, the genomic segment GCCAGGACGGCCACGAACACGGCTTCCAGATCAGCCAGCGCGCCGACTACTTCGAGGTCGAGGTCGGCCTGGAGACCACCCTCAAGCGGCCCATCATCAACACCCGCGACGAACCCCACGCCGACGCGGAGAAATACCGGCGCCTGCACGTCATCATCGGCGACGCGAACCTCTCCGAGATCTCGACCTACCTCAAACTCGGCACCACCGCGCTCGTCCTGTCCATGATCGAGGACGGCTTCATCGCCGTCGACCTCGCCGTCGACCAGCCCGTCCGCACCCTCCACCAGGTCTCCCACGACCCCAGCCTCCAGCGCCTCGTCACCCTCCGCAGCGGACGCACCCTCACCGCCGTACAACTCCAGATGGAGTACTACGAGCTCTCCCGCAAGTACGTCGAGGAACGCTACGGCGCCGACGCGGACGACCAGACCAAGGACGTCCTCGCGCGCTGGGAGGACACCCTCACCCGGCTGGAGAACGACCCCATGAGCCTCGCCGGCGAACTCGACTGGGTCGCCAAGAAGGAACTCATGGAGGGCTACCGGCGCCGCGACGACCTCGACTGGGACGCCGCGCGCCTGCACCTCGTCGACCTCCAGTACGCCGACGTACGCGCCGAGAAGGGCCTCTACAACCGGCTCGTGGCCCGTGGGCGCATGAAGCGGCTGCTGGACGAGGGCGAGGTCGAGCGCGCGCGCTCCCAGCCGCCGGAGGACACCCGCGCGTACTTCCGGGGGCGCTGCCTCGACCAGTACGCCGACGACGTCGCCGCCGCCTCCTGGGACTCCGTCATCTTCGACCTCCCCGGGCGCGACAGCCTCCAGCGCGTCCCAACCCTCGAACCGCTACGCGGAACGCGAAATCACGTCAAGGAGCTTCTGGACCGATGCCGCACGGCCGAGGACCTGGTCAGGGTCCTCTCCGGCGGCTGAACACATGATCCCCGCGCACGGGTGGAAACCCCCGCGCCCGGGAATCATCGAGGTGGCCCCCGCACGTTGTACCAACTGCGGGGCCGATGTCGGACCCGGCTTGTAGGGTCTGATCATCACCGACATAGCGGGCGAACTGAGCGGGGTGAAGGTTATGGCGACCAAGGACACCGGCGGCGGCCAGCAGAAGGCGACGCGCTCCACCGAGGAGGTCGAGGAGCAGACCGCGGAGACACAGGGCTCGGAAGACCTCAAGGAACGCCACGAGAAGCTGAGCGACGACGTCGACTCGGTTCTTGACGAAATTGACGATGTCCTCGAGGAGAATGCCGAGGACTTCGTGCGTGGGTTCGTGCAGAAAGGTGGGGAATAGTCCGATTTGCCCCTTCGGGAGGGGAGAGCGGGGGCTTCTGTGTCGGAGGGGCAAGAGGTGAAGCGTTGCTCGCGGTGCAAGGAGGACAAGCCGCGAGCGGCCTTCGCCAGTAACAAGGCGGCGCGGGGCGGCCTTCAGGCGTACTGCCGGGAGTGTTGGTCGGCGTATCACCAGGCTCGGCAACTGGCCAAGGGGAAGAACGTCAGGCCGAGGGTGGAAGCACCTCCGGGGCATAAATACTGTCGCGCCTGCGGGCGGGCCAGGCACCTCAAGCGCAACTACAACCTCACCGAATCTCAGCGGGACGAGATGATCGCGGAGCAGAAGGGGCTGTGTGTCATCTGCCTGAAAGCCCCCGCCGTTCATGTGGATCACTGCCATGAGACGGGTAGGGTCCGTGGCGTACTGTGCTTCAACTGCAATTCGGCCATCGGCAAGTTGGGGGACGACCCCGATGCGGTTCGTCGGGCGGCCTCCTACCTGGAAGGAATCTCGTGGAAGCCAACACTCGTAGCACCGGGCGTCTACCAGCTGCCTTCCTGACGCCTGGGTCCTCGTCGTTCATGGATTTCCTGTCCGAGCACCAGCCGGAACTGCTGCCGGGGAAGCGGCAGTTGCCGCCGGTGCAGGGTGTGGTGGAGGCTCCGCACGGGACGACGATCGTCGCGGTGACGTTCCGGGGCGGGGTGATCCTCGCGGGGGACCGCCGGGCGACGATGGGGAACATGATCGCCCAGCGGGACATCGAGAAGGTGTTCCCGGCGGACGAGTACTCGGCGGTCGGGATCGCCGGCACGGCGGGCCTCGCGGTGGAGATGGTGAAGCTGTTCCAGCTGGAGCTGGAGCACTTCGAGAAGGTGGAGGGCGCGCAGCTCTCGCTGGAGGGCAAGGCGAACCGCCTGTCGACGATGATCAGGTCGAACCTCGGGATGGCGATGCAGGGCCTCGCGGTCGTGCCGCTGTTCGCCGGTTTCGACGTGGACCGCGCGAAGGGCCGCATCTTCAGTTACGACGTGACGGGCGGCCGTTCCGAGGAGCAGAACTTCGCGGCGGTCGGTTCGGGTTCGATCTTCGCGCGGGGCGCGATGAAGAAGCTGTACCACGCGGACCTGTCGGAGTCGGAGGCGACGACGCTGGTGGTGCAGGCGCTGTACGACGCGGCTGACGACGACTCGGCGACGGGTGGCCCGGATGTCGCGCGCCGGATCTACCCGATCGTCACGGTGATCACCGACGAGGGTTTCCGCAGGCTGACGGATGTCGAGTCGGCGGAGATCGCGCGTTCGGTGCTGGAGAAGCGGCTGGAGCAGCCGGACGGCCCGCGGGCCGCGCTGCTGTAGCGGCGGTTCTCGTTTCTTGTCAGGTGATCGTGTGACTTCCACAGAAAGGGACGGGTAACCGGTGTCGACGCCGTTCTATGTCTCCCCCCAGCAGGCGATGGCGGACCGCGCGGAGTACGCCCGTAAGGGCATCGCGCGGGGCCGGAGTCTGGTCGTCCTGCAGTACGCCGACGGCATCGTGTTCGTCGGCGAGAACCCTTCGCGCGCGCTGCACAAGTTCAGCGAGATCTACGACCGGATCGGTTTCGCGGCGGCGGGCAAGTACAACGAGTACGAGAACCTGCGGATCGGCGGTGTGCGCTACGCGGATCTGCGGGGTTACACCTATGACCGGGACGATGTGACCGCGCGGGGTCTGGCGAACGTGTACGCGCAGACGCTGGGCACGATCTTCTCGTCGACGGCGGAGAAGCCGTACGAGGTGGAGCTGGTGGTCGCGGAGGTCGGTGAGACGGTCGAGGGTGACCAGATCTACCGGTTGCCGCACGACGGTTCGATCGTGGACGAGCACGGTTCGGTCGCGGTGGGCGGTAACGCGGAGCTGATCAGCAACTATCTGGACCAGCGTCATCAGGACGGGATGAGCCTGTCGGAGGCGTTGCAGCTGGCGGTGCAGGCGTTGTCGCGGGAGGCGAACGGGACACAGCGGGAGATTCCGGCGGAGCGTCTTGAGGTCGCGGTGCTGGACCGTACGCGTCCGCAGCAGCGGAAGTTCAAGCGGATCGTGGGTCCGCAGTTGTCGCGCCTGTTGGAGGCGGGTGGCCCGGCGACGGAGGCGGAGAGCGCCGAGGACGCGGGCGACGCCGGGGACGGCGAGTAGGCGGCGCGGTCTCCCGTTTCGTGCCCCGGCCGGGTCATCCGGCTGGGGCGCGGGGTTTTTCGGGGGGTGGTGCGGTGGAGCCGCGCACGACGAGGTGGACGGGGATGTCGTCCTGGCCGGGGCTGCGTCCGTCGAGGACGGCGAGGAGGGTGTGCATGCCGCGTTCGCCGAAGAGTTCGGCGTCGAGGCGGACGGTGGTGAGTTCGGGGTCGATGGCGGTGGCGAGGGCGAGGTCGTCGAGGCCGGTGACGGAGAGGTCGTCGGGGATGCGCAGGCCGAGTCGGCGGAGGGCTTTGTAGGCGCCGGCGGCGAGTTTGTCGTCGTCGCAGACCACGGCGGTGGGGTGGGGGCCGTGCTGGAGGGCCTGGACGAGGGCGTCGCGGGCGCCTTCGATGGCGATGGGGGCGTGGGCGGTGCGCAGGGTGGTGCCGGGGACGGTGGCGAGGCGGGTGGCGAGGGCGTCGGCGCGGACCTGGAAGGTCCAGGAGGGGACGTCGGCCGCGAGGTGGAGGAAGTGGCGGTGGCCGAGGCCGAGGAGGTGGTCGGCGACCTGGCGGGTGCCGTCGGCGATGTCGAGGTTGACGGTGGCGGCGCCGAGGCTGCCGTGGGGGTCGCTGTCGAGCATGACGAGGGGGAGTTGGTCGCCGCGGATGGCGGTGAGGGCGTCGGCGGCCATGGAGGAGGCGATGACGCCGTCGAGGGCGGTCTGGGCGCTGGCGAAGGGGTCGCGGGCGGGGCCGACGCCTTCGGGGGAGGGGTAGAGGACGACGCCGAAGCCGTGCTGGGCGGCGACGCGGGCGGCGCCGGTGTAGACGCCGGCGAAGAACTCGGTGGTGAGCGCGGGGACGACGAGCAGGACGGTGCGGGTGTGGCCGAGGCGGAGGTTGCGGGCGGCGAGGTTGGGGCGGTAGCCGAGGTCGCGGGCGGCCTGGCGGACGCGTTCGGCGGTGGTCTCGGCGACGCGGCCGCGCCATTTGTCGCCGAGGACGAGGGAGACGGCGGCCTGGGAGACTCCGGCGGCCTGGGCGACGTCGCGGCTCGTGGGGCGCGTGGTGTTGCGTGCCACCTTGGGGCTGCCTCCGGTTGTGGGTCGTTCGCCTCCGGGCGCTCCGGTCTCGGTCTGGACCGGTTGTCTTGGGTCATGCTACGTATGACCCCGGACGTTATACGTAACACTGATGGCGGGAGGCGGGATGGCCGGGGGACTGGCGGGTTACGCGGAGGTCGTGCGGGCGCGGTACGCGGCACGGCTGCTGGCCGGGACGCTGGTGGGGCGGCTGCCGTGCGCGACGGCGGCGGTCACGATCGTGCTGTTCGCGCGCGCGGAGGGCGCCACCTACAGCCTGGCCGGTGTGCTGGCGGCGGTGTACGGGGTGGCGAACGCGGTGGGACAGCCGCTGCTGGGACGGCTGGTGGACCTGCGCGGACAGCCGAAGGTGCAGTTGCCGGCGGCGGTGGGCGCGGCGGCGGCGATGGCGGTGTTCGCCTGGAGCGGCCTGGACCCCCTGTGGCAGGCGTACACGGCCGTGGTGGTCTCGGGGCTGCTGACACCGCCGCTGGAGGGCGGGCTGCGGGCGCTGTGGCCGTCGGTGCTCAAGCGCGAGGAGCAGGTGCACACGGCGTACGCGATGGACGCGGTCGCGCAGGAGGTGATGTTCACGCTGGGGCCGCTGCTGGTGACGGTGTGCGTGTCGGTGTGGTCGGAGCGGGCGGCGCTGCTGGTGATCAACGCGGTGGGCGTGCTGGGGGCGCTGTCGGTGGTGGTGTCGCCGCCCGCGCGCGCGTGGCGCTCGGCACCGCGCGAGGCGCACTGGCTGGGCGCGCTGCGCTCGCCCGCGCTGCTGGCGCTGCTGGGGGCGTGCGTGTTCGTGGGGGTCGCGCTGGGGTCGATCACGGTGGCGTCGGTGCCGTACGCGGACGAGCACGGCGGGGACGTGGTGTACGGCTGGCTGATGGCGGCGATCGGGTTCGGCGCGCTGGTCGGCGGGACGGTGTACGGGGCGCGGTCGTGGCGGGGTCCGGCGGAGCGGCGGCTGGTGGTGATCGTGGCGCTGCTGGCGGTGTGCTACGTGCCGTTGACGCTGCGGCCGGGGGCGCCGGCGATGGTGGCGCTGACGGTGCTCGCGGGGGTGTTCCTGGCGCCGGCGCTGACGTGCGCGTTCGTCCTGGTGGACCGGTACGCGCCGCGTGGGACGGTGACGGAGGCGTTCTCGTGGCTGGTGACGATGTTCACGGTGGGGCAGTCGGCGGGGGCGGGTCTCGCGGGGCCGGTCGTGGAGGCGGGGGGCACGCTGTGGGGGTTCGCGGTGCCCTCTCTCGCGGGTGGTGCCGCGTTGCTGGTTTTGCTGGCGACGAGGAGGGTAATGGCAGTGCCGGCCGCTGACGGGGTGGTTGTGGTGTCGTCGGAAAATGATCCGAACCGTGCTGCCGAACCCCGTTTCAGTTCGGGGGATCGGGCGTAATGTTCAGTCATGGACCGCCGCATTTTCGGGCTGGAGAACGAGTACGGCGTCACGTGCACGTTCAGGGGACAGCGGCGTCTGTCTCCTGACGAGGTGGCGCGGTACCTCTTCCGCCGTGTCGTGTCATGGGGCCGCAGCAGCAATGTCTTTCTGCGGAACGGAGCCCGCCTCTATCTCGATGTGGGTTCGCACCCTGAATACGCGACACCCGAATGTGACAACGTGACCGAGCTGGTCACTCACGACAAGGCCGGCGAGCGCATTCTCGAAGGACTTCTGGTGGACGCGGAACGGCGCCTGCACGAGGAGGGAATCGCGGGCGACGTCTACCTCTTCAAGAACAACACGGACTCGGCCGGGAACTCCTACGGCTGCCACGAGAACTATCTGGTGGCACGGCACGGGGAGTTCTCCCGGCTCGCGGACATCCTGATCCCGTTCCTGGTGACGCGTCAGCTGCTGTGCGGCGCGGGCAAGGTGCTGCAGACGCCGCGTGGTGCGGTGTACTGCGTGAGCCAGCGGGCGGAGCACATCTGGGAGGGCGTCTCGTCGGCGACGACCCGTTCGCGGCCGATCATCAACACGCGTGACGAGCCGCACGCGGACGCGGAGCGCTACCGCCGTCTGCATGTGATCGTGGGCGACTCGAACATGTCGGAGACGACGATGCTGCTGAAGGTCGGCGCGACCGACCTGGTGCTGCGGATGATCGAGGCGGGCACGGTGATGCGGGACCTGACGCTGGAGAACCCGATCCGGGCGATCCGCGAGGTCAGTCACGACATCACGGGCCGGCGCAAGGTGCGTCTGGCGAGCGGGCGCGAGGCGTCGGCGCTCGAGGTGCAGCGCGAGTACTACGAGAAGGCCGTCGACTTCTGTGAGCGGCGCGGTATCCGGACGGGCACGGTCGAGCAGGTGCTCGAACTGTGGGGCCGGACGCTGGACGCGATCGAGGCGGAGGACCTGGACCGGATCGGCACCGAGATCGACTGGGTGATGAAGTACAAGCTCATCGAGCGGTACCGGGCCAAGCACAACATGACGATGTCGCATCCGCGCGTGGCGCAGATCGACCTCGCCTACCACGACATCCACCGTCGCCGGGGTCTGTACTACCTGCTGGAGCGCAAGGGGCAGGCGGCGCGGATCTGTGACGACCTGAAGATCTTCCAGGGCAAGTCGGTGCCGCCGCAGACCACCCGGGCCCGGCTGCGGGGCGACTTCATCCGGCGGGCGCAGGAGCAGCGCCGGGACTTCACGGTGGACTGGGTGCACCTGAAGCTGAACGACCAGGCACAGCGGACGGTGCTGTGCAAGGACCCCTTCCGGTCGGTGGACGACCGGGTCGAGAAACTGATCGCCGGGATGTGACCGACCCTTTCCGGTGACAGGCCGGAACGCAACACGGGCGCCGTACGTTTCCAGTACGGCGCCCTTTGCACGCCGTAGAGTTGCGCGCACGCCATCCACAAGATCGACCGATTACGAGGCTTCCACCGTGCGCCGACGTTCCCTCATCCTGGCCGCCGTCCCCGCGGGGCTGGTCACGCTCGCCGGCTGCGGCGACGACAAGTCCGACTCGAACAAGGCGAGCGACAGCGTGTCGCCGTCCGCCTCGGACTCGGCGTCGTCGGCGGCCCCCGCGCCGAAGATCGTGGACGGTCCGCTGCCGGCCGTGACGGCGGGTCAGAAGGTCGGCGAGAAGCCGACGGTGGCCAAGGGCAGCGGCACCCCGTCCGACCAGCTCGCGGTGAAGACGCTGGTCGCGGGCGGCGGGAAGACGATCGCGGAGAAGGACTACGTGTGGGCCAACTACCTGGGCCAGATCTGGGACACGGGCAAGGTCTTCGACAACTCCTACGACCGCAAGACCCCGCTGTTCATCCAGCTCGCGCAGGGCAGCATCATCGACGGCTGGCGGTACGCGCTCGCGGGCAAGAAGACCGGCAGCCGCGTCGAGTTCTCCGTCCCGCCGACCTGGGGGTACGGCTCGCAGGGCCAGTCCCAGGCGGGCATCAAGGGCACGGACACGCTGGTGTTCGTGGTGGACGTGCTGGACACGTTCAACGGCACCTCCTCCGCCAAGGGCAAGGACGTCGCGCAGGACGACGCCGCGCTGCCGAAGG encodes:
- the dop gene encoding depupylase/deamidase Dop; the protein is MTVRRVMGIETEYGISVPGHPNANAMLTSSQIVNAYAAAMHRARRARWDFEEENPLRDARGFDLAREAADASQLTDEDIGLANVILTNGARLYVDHAHPEYSSPEVTNPRDAVLWDKAGERIMAEAAERAAQLPGAQPIHLYKNNTDNKGASYGTHENYLMKRETAFSDIVRHLTPFFVSRQVFTGAGRVGIGQDGHEHGFQISQRADYFEVEVGLETTLKRPIINTRDEPHADAEKYRRLHVIIGDANLSEISTYLKLGTTALVLSMIEDGFIAVDLAVDQPVRTLHQVSHDPSLQRLVTLRSGRTLTAVQLQMEYYELSRKYVEERYGADADDQTKDVLARWEDTLTRLENDPMSLAGELDWVAKKELMEGYRRRDDLDWDAARLHLVDLQYADVRAEKGLYNRLVARGRMKRLLDEGEVERARSQPPEDTRAYFRGRCLDQYADDVAAASWDSVIFDLPGRDSLQRVPTLEPLRGTRNHVKELLDRCRTAEDLVRVLSGG
- a CDS encoding ubiquitin-like protein Pup → MATKDTGGGQQKATRSTEEVEEQTAETQGSEDLKERHEKLSDDVDSVLDEIDDVLEENAEDFVRGFVQKGGE
- a CDS encoding FKBP-type peptidyl-prolyl cis-trans isomerase, with product MRRRSLILAAVPAGLVTLAGCGDDKSDSNKASDSVSPSASDSASSAAPAPKIVDGPLPAVTAGQKVGEKPTVAKGSGTPSDQLAVKTLVAGGGKTIAEKDYVWANYLGQIWDTGKVFDNSYDRKTPLFIQLAQGSIIDGWRYALAGKKTGSRVEFSVPPTWGYGSQGQSQAGIKGTDTLVFVVDVLDTFNGTSSAKGKDVAQDDAALPKVGTNTDGKAPSVEVPKSAAPKGLVANYVIEGDGPVVKADSTLVVQYKGVVWETGKEFDSSYQRSAPTSFSLQQVVKGWAQGLTGKKVGSRVVVVVPPSLGYGDNPPSDSGIGKTSTMVFTVDILASS
- the pafA gene encoding Pup--protein ligase → MDRRIFGLENEYGVTCTFRGQRRLSPDEVARYLFRRVVSWGRSSNVFLRNGARLYLDVGSHPEYATPECDNVTELVTHDKAGERILEGLLVDAERRLHEEGIAGDVYLFKNNTDSAGNSYGCHENYLVARHGEFSRLADILIPFLVTRQLLCGAGKVLQTPRGAVYCVSQRAEHIWEGVSSATTRSRPIINTRDEPHADAERYRRLHVIVGDSNMSETTMLLKVGATDLVLRMIEAGTVMRDLTLENPIRAIREVSHDITGRRKVRLASGREASALEVQREYYEKAVDFCERRGIRTGTVEQVLELWGRTLDAIEAEDLDRIGTEIDWVMKYKLIERYRAKHNMTMSHPRVAQIDLAYHDIHRRRGLYYLLERKGQAARICDDLKIFQGKSVPPQTTRARLRGDFIRRAQEQRRDFTVDWVHLKLNDQAQRTVLCKDPFRSVDDRVEKLIAGM
- a CDS encoding LacI family DNA-binding transcriptional regulator — its product is MARNTTRPTSRDVAQAAGVSQAAVSLVLGDKWRGRVAETTAERVRQAARDLGYRPNLAARNLRLGHTRTVLLVVPALTTEFFAGVYTGAARVAAQHGFGVVLYPSPEGVGPARDPFASAQTALDGVIASSMAADALTAIRGDQLPLVMLDSDPHGSLGAATVNLDIADGTRQVADHLLGLGHRHFLHLAADVPSWTFQVRADALATRLATVPGTTLRTAHAPIAIEGARDALVQALQHGPHPTAVVCDDDKLAAGAYKALRRLGLRIPDDLSVTGLDDLALATAIDPELTTVRLDAELFGERGMHTLLAVLDGRSPGQDDIPVHLVVRGSTAPPPEKPRAPAG
- a CDS encoding MFS transporter → MAGGLAGYAEVVRARYAARLLAGTLVGRLPCATAAVTIVLFARAEGATYSLAGVLAAVYGVANAVGQPLLGRLVDLRGQPKVQLPAAVGAAAAMAVFAWSGLDPLWQAYTAVVVSGLLTPPLEGGLRALWPSVLKREEQVHTAYAMDAVAQEVMFTLGPLLVTVCVSVWSERAALLVINAVGVLGALSVVVSPPARAWRSAPREAHWLGALRSPALLALLGACVFVGVALGSITVASVPYADEHGGDVVYGWLMAAIGFGALVGGTVYGARSWRGPAERRLVVIVALLAVCYVPLTLRPGAPAMVALTVLAGVFLAPALTCAFVLVDRYAPRGTVTEAFSWLVTMFTVGQSAGAGLAGPVVEAGGTLWGFAVPSLAGGAALLVLLATRRVMAVPAADGVVVVSSENDPNRAAEPRFSSGDRA
- the prcB gene encoding proteasome subunit beta — encoded protein: MEANTRSTGRLPAAFLTPGSSSFMDFLSEHQPELLPGKRQLPPVQGVVEAPHGTTIVAVTFRGGVILAGDRRATMGNMIAQRDIEKVFPADEYSAVGIAGTAGLAVEMVKLFQLELEHFEKVEGAQLSLEGKANRLSTMIRSNLGMAMQGLAVVPLFAGFDVDRAKGRIFSYDVTGGRSEEQNFAAVGSGSIFARGAMKKLYHADLSESEATTLVVQALYDAADDDSATGGPDVARRIYPIVTVITDEGFRRLTDVESAEIARSVLEKRLEQPDGPRAALL
- the prcA gene encoding proteasome subunit alpha, which encodes MSTPFYVSPQQAMADRAEYARKGIARGRSLVVLQYADGIVFVGENPSRALHKFSEIYDRIGFAAAGKYNEYENLRIGGVRYADLRGYTYDRDDVTARGLANVYAQTLGTIFSSTAEKPYEVELVVAEVGETVEGDQIYRLPHDGSIVDEHGSVAVGGNAELISNYLDQRHQDGMSLSEALQLAVQALSREANGTQREIPAERLEVAVLDRTRPQQRKFKRIVGPQLSRLLEAGGPATEAESAEDAGDAGDGE
- a CDS encoding endonuclease VII domain-containing protein, producing the protein MIAEQKGLCVICLKAPAVHVDHCHETGRVRGVLCFNCNSAIGKLGDDPDAVRRAASYLEGISWKPTLVAPGVYQLPS